A window of Funiculus sociatus GB2-C1 genomic DNA:
TTTTACACCCGCCTTAAAGCAGGGATGGGTAAAGCTGAAGCATTGCGACAGGCACAGATGGAAATGCGAACAGATTATCCTCATCCTGACTTCTGGGCCGCATTTGTGTTGACAGGAGATGGGGGTGAAAGCTCACAACAAGAATCTGGTTAAGTTAAATAAGTACATCTCTGCAAAGAATGAGATGAAATGCCCTCCCGATATATTCACTCCCGCCTAAGCTCCCGCCAAGTCCCCGACTTGCTCCAAGCCATCTTCCTTTCCGAACTAATGACCCCCAGCGGATGCCTGTGGCTCGTCTCCCCCTGGATATCAGACATCCCCATTATCGATAACAGCGCCAACACCTTCCTGTGCTTGGAGCCATCTTGGAGTCGTACCCGCGTTCACCTCTCGCAAGTCCTCGCCACCCTAGCCGAACAAGGAACCACCATCCACATTGCCACCCGTCCCGACACCCACAACCACAGCTTTATTGAAGGACTCAAAGCCAGGATTGACCGCCTCGACGTAGCCGTGCGCTTCTACATTGCAGAAGAACTCCATACCAAAGGTATCCTGGGAGACGGCTATTATCTCGCGGGTTCCATGAACTTCACCTACAACGGCATTACCGTCAACGAAGAAGCCTTAACTTACGAGACATCCCCAGAAGTTATTGCCGAGCAACAGCTAATTTTCACCAACCGTTGGGGAGGGGCGAAGCCATAACCAACCGCAGTCATTGCGCTAATCTAAAACCGTCCGCTCCAGGGAAATCACTTGGTCTGGTGCCAGCAGTCCTCCAACTTTCACGACTTGCAGTTCCCCAGTTTCCTGAGGGTTTTGCTCCCTGACTTTAGCGATCGCAACTTCGAGTCCAGAGGCTTGAGCAATATAGATTTTCTCTCCACTCCTCAGCACCCAGATGGGTTGGGGCCAAGTGTATCGAGGGTGAAGCACTGCTTTGTGGATGACTTGATGCGTGAACTGGAC
This region includes:
- the dpdK gene encoding phospholipase D-like domain-containing protein DpdK — encoded protein: MPSRYIHSRLSSRQVPDLLQAIFLSELMTPSGCLWLVSPWISDIPIIDNSANTFLCLEPSWSRTRVHLSQVLATLAEQGTTIHIATRPDTHNHSFIEGLKARIDRLDVAVRFYIAEELHTKGILGDGYYLAGSMNFTYNGITVNEEALTYETSPEVIAEQQLIFTNRWGGAKP